One Prosthecobacter sp. SYSU 5D2 genomic window carries:
- a CDS encoding sugar ABC transporter substrate-binding protein encodes MKLLSRLLLTSLVLGLCACKPTSPESSTPGKPKIALVMKSLANEFFSNMAEGAKKHQAAHSDEYELLVGGIKNETDLTEQVNLVEQMTAQGAKAIVIAPADSKALIPALKRAQQAGVLVINIDNKLDAEVLKQAELSVPFVGPDNREGAKRVGEVLAKKLPAGAEVAIIEGVTTAFNGQQRRAGFEDAMKAAGMNIVAVQSGQWEMEKASNIASGILSAHPNVKALLCANDNMALGAAAAVQSAGKTGQVLIVGFDNISALKPLLTDGRVTATADQHADQLAVFGIEAALKVIQGGASPEDQTTTVDVIEK; translated from the coding sequence ATGAAACTCCTCTCCCGCCTCCTGCTGACCTCCCTGGTGCTCGGCCTCTGCGCCTGCAAACCCACCTCCCCAGAATCCTCAACGCCAGGAAAACCCAAGATCGCCCTGGTGATGAAATCCCTGGCCAATGAGTTTTTCAGCAACATGGCCGAAGGGGCCAAGAAGCACCAGGCCGCCCACAGCGACGAGTACGAACTTTTGGTTGGCGGCATCAAGAATGAAACCGACCTCACCGAGCAGGTGAACCTGGTGGAACAAATGACCGCGCAGGGAGCCAAGGCCATCGTCATTGCTCCTGCAGATTCCAAAGCCTTGATCCCCGCCCTCAAACGTGCGCAGCAGGCCGGTGTACTCGTCATCAACATAGACAACAAGCTGGATGCCGAAGTCCTGAAACAGGCTGAATTGTCCGTGCCCTTCGTCGGCCCGGACAACCGCGAAGGCGCAAAGCGAGTGGGCGAAGTCCTGGCCAAAAAGCTGCCCGCCGGGGCAGAAGTCGCCATCATCGAAGGCGTCACCACCGCCTTCAATGGGCAGCAGCGCCGAGCCGGTTTTGAAGATGCCATGAAGGCCGCCGGCATGAACATCGTGGCCGTGCAGAGCGGCCAGTGGGAAATGGAAAAAGCCAGCAACATAGCCTCCGGCATCCTCAGTGCCCATCCCAATGTCAAAGCCCTCCTCTGCGCCAATGACAACATGGCCCTCGGTGCCGCTGCCGCGGTGCAGTCCGCAGGCAAAACCGGCCAGGTCCTCATCGTCGGATTCGACAACATCAGCGCTTTGAAACCTCTCCTCACCGATGGCCGCGTGACCGCCACGGCGGATCAACACGCCGACCAGCTCGCCGTCTTCGGCATCGAAGCCGCCCTGAAGGTGATCCAAGGTGGCGCCTCACCTGAAGACCAGACCACGACGGTGGATGTCATCGAAAAATAA
- a CDS encoding ABC transporter permease — MNLRRWTDFLVLLAVWAGMILLFGLLRDSFFSAATLGSVANRIPALALVATGMTLVMVTGGIDLSVGSVLGLCGAVVGVVMADWQWGLPGALLASLVVGTLVGSINGVVSVKLRLPSFIVTLGMLEIARGLAFLTTDSQTKYIGAPVESLGAPIGGWVISPAFIIALIVVACGQIMLSHMALGRHLLAIGANREAALISGVPVDRPRILAHALLGTLTGLAAVFNCSRLGSADPNAGIGFELSAIAAVVVGGTSLMGGRGSVIKSLLGVLIIATLEAGLVQIGASEPIKRVVTGAVIVAAVLADGWRRK, encoded by the coding sequence ATGAACCTGCGCCGCTGGACTGACTTCCTCGTGCTCCTGGCCGTCTGGGCAGGCATGATCCTGCTCTTCGGTCTCCTGCGGGACAGCTTTTTCAGCGCGGCCACACTTGGCTCGGTGGCCAACCGCATTCCGGCTCTGGCCCTGGTCGCTACGGGCATGACATTGGTGATGGTGACGGGTGGCATTGACCTCTCGGTTGGCTCTGTGCTGGGTCTTTGTGGAGCCGTGGTAGGTGTCGTGATGGCGGACTGGCAATGGGGTCTGCCTGGCGCACTGCTGGCCAGTCTTGTCGTGGGCACTCTTGTAGGTAGCATCAATGGAGTCGTCAGCGTGAAGCTGCGGCTGCCTTCCTTCATCGTCACCCTCGGCATGCTGGAGATCGCCCGGGGGCTGGCGTTCCTGACCACGGATTCGCAGACCAAATACATTGGTGCGCCGGTGGAATCTCTCGGCGCGCCCATCGGCGGCTGGGTGATCTCCCCGGCTTTCATCATCGCACTGATCGTCGTGGCCTGCGGCCAGATCATGCTTTCACACATGGCGTTAGGCCGCCACCTGCTGGCCATCGGTGCCAACCGCGAAGCCGCCCTCATCTCAGGCGTCCCGGTGGACCGTCCGCGCATCCTTGCCCATGCCCTGTTAGGCACGCTCACAGGCCTGGCGGCGGTCTTCAACTGCTCCCGCCTGGGCTCAGCCGATCCTAATGCAGGCATCGGCTTTGAACTCTCCGCCATCGCCGCCGTGGTTGTCGGTGGTACCAGCCTCATGGGTGGGCGCGGTTCCGTGATCAAGAGTCTCCTCGGCGTCCTCATCATCGCCACCCTGGAAGCCGGACTGGTCCAGATCGGAGCCTCTGAACCCATCAAACGCGTCGTGACCGGAGCCGTCATCGTCGCCGCCGTCCTGGCCGATGGCTGGCGCAGGAAATAA
- a CDS encoding PDDEXK nuclease domain-containing protein, with product MKTKKTSSSSAKQQGYKHLVTAITRLSLKMSHRVASVANQGLVLRNWTVGAYIVEFEQGGADRAKYGERLLEKLAEDLAKKNLRGLDERTLRHCRAFSQMYPQLRFSLNPQWTDQLSKDPVVKILASIDDPKLLEIRCPADPELKQPIRGPLVPELPTLLPTEFVIELGWAKLLEFMRISDPWKRAFYENQCLSEKWSKRELQRQIESLLYERTGLSTHKKAVIERARKQAGSAAPESIAELMRDPYILEFTGLAERPEYSENDLESALLDHLQRFLLELGNGFCFEARQFRMTEGRKHHRVDLVFYHRVLRCHVLLDLKTRAFKPEDAGQMNFYLNWFKARMKQETDIPPVGILLCTDKEGTEVEFATAGMDQKLFVSRYLTALPTADQLKNLVEADRAQMQPKSDRRRPL from the coding sequence ATGAAAACCAAAAAGACCTCAAGCTCATCTGCCAAGCAGCAAGGTTACAAACACCTTGTTACTGCGATTACCCGGCTCAGCCTTAAGATGTCACACCGGGTGGCTTCCGTCGCCAATCAGGGACTGGTGCTGCGTAACTGGACCGTCGGTGCCTACATCGTGGAGTTTGAGCAAGGCGGTGCAGACCGGGCCAAATATGGAGAGCGCTTGTTGGAAAAACTGGCTGAGGATTTGGCGAAGAAAAACCTCAGAGGGCTGGATGAGAGAACCCTCCGTCACTGCCGCGCCTTTAGCCAAATGTATCCTCAGCTTCGTTTTTCCCTGAACCCTCAATGGACAGATCAATTGTCGAAAGACCCGGTTGTTAAAATCCTTGCATCCATAGACGACCCAAAACTTTTGGAGATTCGGTGTCCGGCAGACCCCGAATTAAAACAGCCCATTCGGGGTCCACTGGTTCCCGAATTGCCGACTCTCTTGCCTACGGAATTTGTAATCGAACTTGGCTGGGCCAAGCTGCTGGAATTCATGCGGATCAGCGATCCTTGGAAACGCGCGTTTTATGAAAATCAGTGCCTTTCTGAAAAGTGGTCAAAACGCGAACTCCAGCGCCAGATCGAAAGCTTGCTCTATGAGCGCACCGGCCTTTCCACACACAAAAAGGCGGTGATAGAGCGAGCACGGAAGCAAGCAGGCTCCGCCGCTCCGGAATCAATCGCGGAGCTGATGCGCGATCCCTACATTCTGGAGTTTACCGGACTCGCAGAACGTCCAGAATACAGCGAGAATGATCTGGAATCTGCCCTGCTGGACCACCTTCAGCGCTTCCTGCTGGAACTGGGCAACGGATTCTGTTTCGAGGCACGCCAGTTCCGCATGACCGAGGGACGCAAACATCACCGGGTGGACCTGGTCTTTTATCATCGCGTTCTGCGATGCCATGTACTGTTGGATCTCAAAACGCGGGCATTCAAACCGGAGGATGCCGGACAGATGAACTTTTATCTGAACTGGTTCAAAGCCCGGATGAAGCAGGAAACGGATATTCCCCCTGTCGGCATCCTACTCTGCACTGACAAAGAAGGCACCGAAGTAGAATTCGCCACCGCAGGCATGGATCAGAAGCTCTTCGTCTCACGTTATCTCACCGCCTTGCCAACGGCAGACCAGCTCAAAAACCTCGTCGAAGCCGACCGTGCACAAATGCAACCTAAGTCTGACCGCAGACGACCTTTATAA
- a CDS encoding nucleoside hydrolase produces the protein MQHILLTLLLTTALCHAAPVKLIFDTDMGNDVDDAMALAMIHNLQKRGACELLAVTITKDHPQAASFVDAVNTFYGYPDVPIGVVRNGVTPEPGKYNLIADQKNADGTFRYPHDLLSGTDAPEAVGLLRKVLAAQPDQSVALTQVGFFTNFVRLLDSKPDDHSPLSGRDLIKKKVTVLSIMAGAFQTVNFNTRHLEYNVIKDIPSAQKLAIHWPTPIVWSGFEIGIAAAYPHVSIERDFDYVEHHPIKEAYYAYNPPPHDRPTWDPTSVLYAIYPDRGYFDLSPVGGVTVEDNGATWYRPSKDAKGRHRYLIMSADQAARVREAIVQLCVEPPAKR, from the coding sequence ATGCAACACATCCTTCTCACCCTCCTTCTAACCACGGCTCTCTGCCACGCAGCCCCGGTCAAACTTATCTTTGACACCGACATGGGCAATGACGTGGATGATGCCATGGCCCTGGCCATGATCCACAACCTGCAAAAACGCGGAGCCTGTGAGCTCCTGGCCGTCACCATCACCAAAGATCATCCCCAGGCGGCCTCCTTTGTGGATGCTGTGAACACCTTTTATGGCTATCCCGACGTGCCCATCGGCGTCGTCCGCAATGGCGTCACGCCTGAGCCGGGCAAATACAATCTCATTGCCGACCAGAAGAATGCTGACGGCACCTTTCGTTATCCGCATGATCTCCTCAGCGGCACCGATGCACCGGAGGCCGTGGGCCTGCTGCGCAAGGTCCTGGCCGCCCAGCCGGACCAGTCCGTGGCGTTGACCCAGGTGGGTTTCTTCACCAATTTTGTCCGCCTTCTGGACTCAAAACCCGATGACCACTCTCCTCTCAGCGGCCGGGATCTCATCAAGAAAAAAGTCACCGTTCTCTCCATCATGGCAGGCGCTTTTCAGACGGTGAACTTCAACACCCGCCACCTGGAATACAACGTCATCAAGGACATCCCCTCCGCCCAAAAACTGGCCATCCACTGGCCCACGCCGATTGTCTGGAGCGGATTTGAAATCGGCATCGCCGCCGCCTATCCGCATGTCAGCATTGAACGCGACTTCGATTACGTGGAGCACCACCCCATCAAAGAGGCCTACTACGCCTACAATCCCCCGCCCCATGACCGTCCCACCTGGGACCCCACCTCGGTCCTTTATGCCATCTATCCGGACCGGGGGTACTTTGACCTTTCCCCTGTGGGCGGCGTGACAGTGGAGGACAATGGTGCCACCTGGTACCGCCCTTCCAAAGACGCCAAAGGCCGCCACCGTTACCTCATCATGTCCGCCGACCAGGCCGCCCGAGTGCGTGAAGCCATCGTCCAGCTATGTGTGGAGCCGCCTGCCAAGCGCTGA
- a CDS encoding ribokinase: MARNSAATVVVVGSMNVDLIASVKKLPGAGETVSASSLEKRFGGKGANQALAAARHGAQVTLIGCLGDDPDGRDYRNHLRREGINCSAVNTVRGGTGNAFIAVDAKGENQIIVIPGANAALTAPSLKMQRSRIEVAKALLIQLEVPLDTVVEAIKLANGREVPVVFNPSPITPEFPWGEVTINVLIVNAGEARQIFDADVEEISNQLEAWKERIAQKKIRTLIITRGEKSTLVLSDSGLKKVATHKIKAVDTVGAGDTFAGAFTTQLAEGTPILECVRWANVAGALATLKVGAQEGVPHRGDVQSALNA, from the coding sequence ATGGCCAGGAACTCAGCAGCCACCGTCGTCGTCGTGGGGTCCATGAATGTGGACCTCATCGCCTCCGTGAAAAAATTGCCCGGCGCGGGAGAAACCGTCTCGGCCTCATCCTTGGAAAAACGGTTCGGTGGCAAAGGAGCCAACCAGGCCCTGGCCGCAGCTCGTCACGGGGCGCAGGTCACCCTCATCGGCTGCCTGGGAGATGACCCGGATGGCCGCGACTACCGCAACCACCTCCGGCGGGAAGGCATCAATTGCAGCGCCGTGAACACCGTGCGCGGCGGCACCGGCAATGCCTTCATCGCGGTGGATGCCAAGGGGGAAAACCAGATCATTGTCATCCCAGGGGCCAATGCCGCCCTCACCGCACCATCGCTGAAAATGCAGCGCTCCCGCATTGAGGTGGCCAAGGCTCTGCTCATCCAGCTTGAAGTGCCCCTGGATACCGTCGTGGAGGCCATCAAGCTGGCCAATGGCCGGGAAGTCCCCGTCGTCTTCAATCCCTCCCCCATCACGCCTGAATTTCCCTGGGGGGAGGTCACCATCAATGTCCTCATCGTCAATGCCGGGGAAGCCCGCCAGATCTTTGACGCCGATGTGGAGGAAATCAGCAACCAACTTGAGGCGTGGAAAGAGCGCATCGCTCAGAAAAAGATACGCACCCTTATCATCACCCGGGGTGAAAAATCCACCCTGGTACTCAGCGATTCCGGCTTGAAAAAAGTCGCCACCCACAAGATCAAGGCCGTGGATACCGTCGGTGCGGGAGACACCTTCGCCGGAGCCTTCACCACCCAGCTGGCGGAAGGCACCCCCATTCTGGAATGCGTGCGCTGGGCCAACGTCGCCGGGGCTCTGGCCACCCTTAAAGTGGGTGCCCAGGAAGGCGTCCCCCACCGGGGAGATGTCCAGAGCGCCCTGAACGCCTGA
- a CDS encoding porin — protein MLKLFEILKAKGSISQEEYDQLVIVAQADEAKAASTPPAVAAVAPVEQPSMERLDAMDRRISETEAEMKALDAQIAESRQSLAELDKLSAETPKELMDRMLEDKWYENLSFRGYVQLRYHALYGENSDGLNVPNDRSVSDTESFMIRRGRLILSGDVSDHVYLYAQSDYNASNGSGDYVLQMRDLYADIALDTDKEFRFRVGQSKVPFGFVNLQSSQNRAALERPDALNSAVEGERDIGAYFYWAPKEKRKLFSRLVKEGLKGSGDYGVFGIGAYSGQGLNRSDLNGQPHYVARFSYPVEFKNGQIMEFGVQGYTGSFVSRVSNIPGSGTPSSPARGNTDQRAALTYVLYPQPFGIEAEWAWGQGPQLTNDMKSIETAPLQGGYVQASYRIQDGKSNWLPFVRYNHYEGGRKFGTNSPCDNVSELDIGLEWSPVPELELVLMYTHTFARTNTAVAPYDEVNNADRLGLQLQWNF, from the coding sequence TTGCTTAAGTTGTTTGAGATTCTGAAGGCCAAAGGCTCCATCTCTCAGGAGGAATATGACCAGTTAGTCATCGTTGCGCAGGCAGACGAGGCCAAAGCCGCCTCCACTCCTCCCGCTGTGGCAGCGGTTGCTCCCGTGGAGCAGCCTTCGATGGAAAGGCTGGATGCCATGGACCGCCGGATTTCCGAAACCGAGGCGGAAATGAAAGCGCTGGATGCCCAGATCGCCGAAAGCCGCCAGTCCCTGGCTGAGCTGGACAAACTGTCTGCTGAAACCCCGAAGGAGCTGATGGACAGGATGCTGGAGGATAAATGGTATGAGAATCTGAGCTTCCGCGGATACGTGCAGTTGCGGTACCATGCTCTATATGGAGAAAATTCCGATGGATTAAACGTCCCGAATGACCGCTCCGTGAGTGATACGGAGTCCTTCATGATCCGCCGGGGACGTCTGATTCTCAGCGGAGATGTGTCCGATCACGTTTACCTTTATGCGCAGTCGGATTACAATGCTTCCAATGGCAGTGGAGATTATGTGCTGCAAATGCGCGACCTTTATGCGGATATCGCCCTGGATACGGACAAGGAATTCCGCTTCCGGGTGGGCCAGTCGAAGGTTCCCTTTGGCTTCGTCAACCTTCAGTCCAGCCAGAACCGTGCAGCCCTGGAGCGTCCGGATGCGCTGAATTCGGCGGTGGAAGGGGAGCGTGACATCGGGGCTTACTTCTATTGGGCACCGAAGGAGAAGCGTAAGCTCTTCAGCAGACTGGTCAAAGAGGGGCTCAAAGGCTCCGGCGATTATGGGGTGTTCGGCATTGGTGCGTATTCCGGCCAGGGCCTGAACCGGAGCGACCTTAACGGCCAGCCGCATTATGTGGCGCGGTTCTCTTATCCGGTGGAGTTCAAAAACGGACAGATCATGGAATTTGGCGTGCAGGGTTATACCGGCAGTTTTGTCTCCCGCGTCTCCAATATTCCTGGATCTGGCACGCCATCTTCACCCGCGCGGGGGAACACGGACCAGCGGGCGGCACTGACCTATGTGCTTTATCCGCAACCTTTCGGGATCGAGGCCGAATGGGCCTGGGGACAGGGGCCGCAGCTCACGAATGATATGAAATCCATTGAGACGGCCCCCCTGCAGGGCGGGTATGTGCAGGCCAGCTATCGTATCCAGGACGGAAAGAGCAACTGGCTGCCTTTTGTACGCTATAACCACTATGAGGGCGGGCGTAAATTTGGCACAAACTCTCCCTGCGACAATGTCTCGGAGCTGGATATCGGCCTGGAATGGTCACCCGTGCCAGAGCTGGAGCTGGTGCTGATGTATACGCATACCTTTGCCCGCACGAATACGGCGGTGGCCCCGTATGATGAAGTGAACAATGCGGACCGACTGGGCCTGCAGCTTCAGTGGAATTTCTGA
- a CDS encoding aldo/keto reductase, translated as MERKRLGKSGIVVTDICMGTMTFGLQADEATSFAVMDRAYEAGIDFFDAAEMYPVPPSAERFGITEQIVGRWLKTKNRGEVILATKITGPGHGWFRPPIRGGFTALDRRQIFQACEDSLRRLQTDYIDLYQTHWPDHGMRQEDTLEALTDLVKQGKVRAIGCSNETSWGLMKNLWASEKHHLARFDTVQNNFSLINRRCQNELAQVCRMEGVSLLPYSPLGGGVLTGKYNGGALPPGARFSEYLVNGGERQQRMARRFVNDRSLATTARLMEIAADIGTSVTALSVAWSRQHDFVASTIIGATTVDQLNESLQAAELILDAETLRRIDEVEVEIPNPMTEDGLRRL; from the coding sequence ATGGAACGCAAACGACTTGGAAAAAGCGGCATTGTGGTGACAGACATCTGCATGGGGACCATGACCTTTGGTCTCCAGGCGGACGAGGCCACCTCATTCGCCGTCATGGACCGGGCTTATGAGGCGGGAATTGACTTCTTCGACGCGGCGGAAATGTACCCCGTCCCACCCAGCGCAGAGCGTTTTGGCATCACCGAACAGATCGTCGGCCGGTGGCTGAAAACGAAAAACCGTGGCGAGGTCATCCTCGCCACCAAGATCACCGGGCCCGGCCACGGCTGGTTCCGCCCGCCAATACGCGGCGGTTTTACGGCATTGGACCGCCGGCAGATCTTCCAGGCCTGCGAGGACAGCCTGCGCCGCCTGCAGACCGACTACATTGACCTCTACCAGACCCACTGGCCCGACCATGGCATGCGCCAGGAGGACACCCTGGAAGCCCTCACTGACCTGGTAAAACAGGGAAAAGTCCGCGCCATCGGCTGCAGCAATGAAACCAGCTGGGGCCTCATGAAAAACCTCTGGGCCTCCGAAAAGCACCACCTGGCCCGCTTTGACACCGTCCAGAACAACTTCTCCCTCATCAACCGCCGCTGCCAGAACGAGCTGGCCCAGGTCTGCCGGATGGAAGGCGTCAGCCTCCTGCCCTATTCCCCCCTCGGCGGAGGCGTGCTGACCGGCAAATACAATGGCGGCGCCCTCCCGCCCGGAGCACGTTTTAGCGAATACCTCGTCAATGGGGGTGAGCGCCAGCAGCGAATGGCCCGGCGTTTTGTCAATGACCGCAGCCTGGCCACCACCGCCCGGCTGATGGAAATCGCCGCCGATATCGGCACAAGCGTGACCGCCCTCTCGGTAGCCTGGAGCCGTCAGCATGACTTCGTTGCTTCCACCATCATTGGCGCCACCACCGTGGACCAGCTCAATGAAAGCCTGCAGGCAGCGGAACTGATCCTCGATGCGGAAACCCTTCGCCGCATTGACGAAGTTGAGGTCGAAATTCCCAATCCCATGACTGAAGACGGCCTCAGGCGGCTCTAA
- a CDS encoding excinuclease ABC subunit UvrB codes for MSSPFQLNREYEPKGDQAQAIAKLVKSVRAGNRHQTLLGVTGSGKTYTMANIIAEVGKPALVFSHNKTLAAQLYSEFKNFFPNNAVEYFVSYFDYYQPEAYIPRTDTYIEKDSSINDEIERLRLSTMGALITRKDVVVIASVSCIYGLGSPEDYEGMMVPIHVGQQMTRETFLTKLVDMLYERNDIQLKRGSFRARGDVVEVIPAYLDSEAIRIEFFGDEIERISAVDVLTGTVTLKMNSYTIFPAKQFVTPGDKLRKAVVKIREEMEGCVAAFEKEGKLLEAQRLKMRTEHDIEMMQEMGFCQGIENYSRHLTGRVPGATPGTLLDFFPDDFLCLVDESHATIPQIGGMYEGDRSRKTTLVEHGFRLPSALDNRPLKFPEFMDAVGQLVYVSATPARFEIENSVVGNETYIPHKRERIGQEEGVPAALPGVAVRVSGNAQPVEKFDVVTKGKPLVVEQIIRPTGLLDPIITIKPLKGQIDETIELCRQRIEKGERVLVTTLTKRTAEDLTDYLRNLDMKVRYLHSDIDAIERVEILRSLRKGDCDVLVGINLLREGLDLPEVSLVCILDADKEGFLRSETSLIQTAGRAARHVGGEVVLFADIETQSIRALLSISTYRRQVQTDHNEKFGITPQTVKRAVQESLQTLGKAKEMEENVLREGGGADYAVTEVIRELEGEMAEAATKLEFERAALLRDQIRELKKQAGLSTDDGGVLPKPKKVMYGKPKRGAKKGK; via the coding sequence CACAACAAGACGCTGGCGGCGCAGCTCTATTCGGAGTTTAAGAACTTCTTCCCGAACAATGCGGTGGAGTATTTTGTGAGCTACTTCGATTATTACCAGCCGGAGGCCTACATCCCGCGCACGGACACGTACATTGAGAAAGACAGCAGCATCAATGACGAGATCGAGCGCCTGCGGCTTTCGACCATGGGCGCGCTGATCACCCGCAAGGACGTCGTGGTGATCGCCAGCGTATCCTGCATATACGGTTTGGGATCGCCTGAGGATTATGAAGGCATGATGGTGCCCATTCATGTAGGCCAGCAGATGACGCGAGAGACCTTCCTCACGAAGCTGGTGGACATGCTGTATGAGCGCAATGACATCCAGCTCAAGCGCGGCAGCTTCCGCGCCCGGGGTGATGTGGTGGAGGTCATCCCGGCCTACCTGGACAGCGAGGCCATTCGCATTGAGTTTTTTGGCGATGAGATTGAGCGCATCAGTGCGGTGGACGTACTGACTGGCACGGTGACGCTGAAGATGAACAGCTACACCATTTTCCCTGCGAAACAGTTTGTTACGCCGGGTGACAAGCTGAGGAAGGCCGTGGTGAAGATCCGCGAGGAGATGGAGGGCTGTGTGGCGGCCTTTGAAAAGGAGGGCAAACTTCTCGAAGCCCAGCGGCTGAAGATGCGCACGGAGCATGACATCGAGATGATGCAGGAAATGGGCTTCTGCCAGGGCATCGAAAACTACAGCCGCCATCTCACAGGCCGCGTGCCGGGGGCCACGCCGGGCACGCTGCTGGATTTCTTCCCGGATGACTTCCTGTGCCTGGTGGATGAAAGCCACGCCACCATTCCGCAGATCGGCGGCATGTATGAGGGGGATCGCTCGCGCAAGACGACACTGGTGGAGCATGGCTTCCGTCTGCCGAGTGCCTTGGACAACCGGCCGCTGAAGTTCCCAGAGTTCATGGATGCGGTGGGCCAGCTTGTTTATGTGAGCGCCACGCCCGCGCGTTTTGAAATTGAAAACAGCGTGGTGGGAAATGAAACCTACATCCCGCACAAGCGCGAGCGCATCGGCCAGGAGGAAGGGGTGCCCGCAGCGCTGCCGGGCGTGGCCGTGCGGGTCAGCGGCAATGCCCAGCCGGTGGAAAAGTTCGATGTGGTGACGAAGGGCAAACCGCTGGTGGTGGAGCAGATCATCCGGCCCACCGGTTTGCTGGATCCTATCATCACCATCAAGCCGCTAAAGGGCCAGATTGATGAAACCATCGAGCTGTGCCGCCAGCGCATTGAAAAAGGGGAGCGCGTGCTGGTCACCACCCTGACCAAACGCACAGCGGAAGATCTGACGGATTACCTGCGCAACCTGGACATGAAGGTCCGCTACTTGCACAGCGACATTGATGCGATCGAGCGCGTGGAGATCCTGCGCAGCCTGCGCAAAGGTGACTGCGATGTGCTGGTGGGCATCAACCTCCTGCGTGAGGGGCTGGACCTGCCAGAAGTCAGCCTGGTATGCATCCTGGATGCAGACAAAGAAGGCTTCCTGCGCAGTGAGACTTCGCTTATTCAGACAGCCGGACGAGCGGCACGACATGTCGGCGGGGAGGTGGTGCTTTTTGCGGATATCGAGACGCAGAGCATTCGCGCGCTGCTCAGCATCAGCACTTATCGCCGCCAAGTGCAGACGGACCATAACGAAAAATTTGGCATCACTCCGCAGACGGTGAAGCGGGCCGTGCAGGAGTCCTTGCAGACCCTGGGCAAGGCCAAGGAGATGGAAGAAAATGTCCTGCGCGAAGGCGGTGGCGCGGACTATGCGGTCACCGAAGTCATTCGAGAACTGGAAGGCGAAATGGCTGAGGCGGCGACGAAGCTCGAGTTTGAGCGAGCCGCGCTTCTGCGCGACCAGATTCGCGAATTGAAAAAACAGGCTGGCTTGAGCACCGACGATGGCGGCGTGCTGCCGAAACCAAAGAAGGTGATGTATGGCAAGCCAAAGAGGGGAGCCAAGAAGGGTAAATGA